One Oligoflexia bacterium DNA segment encodes these proteins:
- the ispD gene encoding 2-C-methyl-D-erythritol 4-phosphate cytidylyltransferase, whose translation MIEVNDKCDLILVAAGNSTRYGAKVPKQFEEVHGRPLYLWSLEVFLSWPHLGNVVVVVPSDWVLPVKESFNYLIDTKPIEVVAGGKTRQVSATSGLLALNKNKVNPWVMVHDGARPAITVDLLERLWCARLVDLKMHNMAGVVPGVKSKDTIKQITIHNGFELVEDTLSREKLRIIQTPQLLKTDLLTEVYNTASDENAVDDASLLENHGHKILVVAGEEDNLKVTFVEDIERVSSWLRQRHPPL comes from the coding sequence ATGATTGAAGTAAACGATAAATGCGATCTTATATTGGTGGCCGCGGGTAACAGCACTCGTTATGGCGCAAAAGTACCTAAACAATTTGAAGAAGTTCATGGGCGCCCACTTTATTTATGGTCATTAGAAGTATTTTTAAGCTGGCCCCATTTAGGAAATGTTGTGGTTGTTGTTCCAAGCGATTGGGTATTACCAGTTAAAGAAAGTTTTAATTATCTTATCGATACAAAACCCATTGAAGTTGTTGCCGGTGGTAAGACCAGACAAGTTTCTGCAACAAGCGGGTTGTTGGCTTTAAATAAAAATAAAGTTAATCCGTGGGTCATGGTTCATGATGGGGCAAGGCCTGCAATCACCGTTGATCTTTTAGAACGCCTTTGGTGTGCAAGATTGGTGGATTTAAAAATGCATAATATGGCGGGAGTTGTTCCTGGTGTTAAGTCAAAAGATACCATTAAACAAATCACAATTCATAACGGCTTTGAATTGGTGGAAGATACATTATCACGTGAAAAGCTGCGTATTATTCAAACACCTCAATTATTAAAAACTGATCTATTAACCGAAGTTTATAATACAGCGAGTGATGAAAACGCTGTGGATGATGCCAGCTTATTAGAAAATCATGGGCATAAAATTCTTGTGGTCGCTGGTGAAGAAGATAATTTAAAAGTTACTTTCGTGGAGGATATCGAGCGTGTATCGAGTTGGCTTAGGCAGCGACATCCACCGCTTTGA
- the gltX gene encoding glutamate--tRNA ligase: MTNRNVRVRFAPSPTGYLHVGGARSILFNWLYAKHVGGTFILRVEDTDQARSTREFEEMQKQDIKWLGLNWDEGPDVDAKFGPYRQSERQHIYKEHADKLLTSGEAYYCFCTDEELEVKKQVAMKQGRPPQYDGKCRHLPAQDVKLKLEAGQKGAVRFWIKKPKKYLLKDLIRGDVEFQEGMVGDFVILRSDGMPVYNFCCVIDDHLMEITHVLRAEEHLSNTVRQLMLYESYGWVAPEFGHMSVVLGSDKQKLSKRHGATSVNEYRQQGYLKEAINNYIALLGWSSPDGREVVPLNEMIKLFDVDRVNSSPAVFDGVKLKWMNSVYLREMDHQELWKLLIPFLEADGLKFEGVTTDWINKAVGALKTSFETLVEAVLLFHPLSDQNFEFSPESEEAFKWASTTSVITHWIENLKNTSDEFIEEAKFAELQKKIQTDCAVKGKEFFQALRVAIVGKPHGTELKQLVPLLSKKSLILRAEKTLARCLKV, translated from the coding sequence ATGACAAATCGCAACGTTCGAGTACGTTTTGCTCCATCACCAACTGGATATCTTCATGTAGGTGGAGCTAGAAGTATTTTATTTAATTGGCTCTATGCAAAACATGTTGGTGGAACATTTATTTTACGTGTTGAAGACACTGATCAAGCGCGTAGCACTCGCGAATTTGAAGAAATGCAAAAACAAGATATTAAGTGGCTAGGCTTAAATTGGGATGAAGGCCCCGATGTTGATGCAAAGTTTGGTCCCTATCGGCAAAGTGAGCGCCAACATATTTATAAAGAGCATGCTGATAAACTTTTAACTTCAGGTGAAGCTTATTATTGTTTTTGCACTGATGAAGAATTAGAAGTGAAAAAACAAGTGGCCATGAAACAAGGGCGTCCTCCTCAATACGATGGCAAATGTAGGCATTTACCCGCCCAAGATGTAAAACTAAAATTAGAAGCTGGGCAAAAAGGGGCCGTAAGATTTTGGATTAAAAAACCTAAGAAATATTTGCTCAAAGATCTCATCAGAGGTGATGTTGAGTTTCAAGAGGGCATGGTTGGAGATTTTGTAATATTAAGATCTGATGGCATGCCGGTTTATAATTTTTGTTGTGTCATAGATGACCACTTAATGGAAATTACTCACGTCTTAAGAGCTGAGGAGCATTTATCAAACACAGTGCGACAACTCATGTTGTATGAATCATATGGTTGGGTTGCTCCTGAGTTTGGTCATATGTCGGTAGTATTAGGCTCAGATAAACAAAAGCTAAGTAAGCGCCATGGTGCAACGTCTGTGAATGAATACCGACAACAGGGTTATCTAAAAGAGGCGATCAATAATTATATAGCACTTTTAGGTTGGAGTTCCCCTGATGGTCGAGAGGTTGTGCCACTTAATGAGATGATTAAACTTTTTGATGTAGATAGGGTTAATTCAAGTCCTGCTGTTTTTGATGGAGTAAAACTTAAATGGATGAACTCTGTCTATTTAAGGGAAATGGATCATCAAGAACTTTGGAAGTTACTCATACCTTTCTTGGAGGCCGATGGTCTTAAATTTGAGGGAGTAACAACTGATTGGATCAACAAAGCTGTTGGTGCATTAAAAACTTCGTTTGAAACATTGGTTGAAGCGGTTTTGTTATTTCATCCGTTATCTGATCAAAATTTTGAATTTTCGCCTGAATCAGAAGAGGCGTTTAAGTGGGCCTCTACAACATCAGTTATCACTCATTGGATAGAAAATCTTAAAAACACCAGTGATGAATTTATTGAAGAAGCAAAATTTGCGGAACTTCAAAAAAAGATTCAAACTGATTGTGCTGTAAAAGGTAAAGAGTTTTTTCAAGCCCTTCGTGTAGCTATCGTTGGTAAACCTCACGGTACAGAATTAAAACAATTGGTTCCGCTACTTTCAAAGAAGAGTTTGATTCTTAGGGCTGAAAAAACTTTAGCTCGATGTTTAAAAGTTTGA
- a CDS encoding uracil-DNA glycosylase: MKENFAYLKEVLGVRYFAIGENIAPAKSDSDLFVANGLPPDEPINEIHKKRKSHSEHVLPVSNLNNLLSDLKDCGRCKLSEGRLNIVFGYGSPKAQLMFIGEGPGEEEDAQGEPFVGKAGQLLNKMISAMGLTREEVYIANVVKCRPPENRNPELDEVEACSPYMHSQISLIKPKIIVALGAFAAQVLLGTNEKISQLRGRIFEIDGLRIIPTFHPAYLLHDPTQKKSVWQDLQLAMHELGLNIPKH, translated from the coding sequence ATGAAGGAAAATTTTGCCTATTTAAAAGAAGTGCTCGGTGTTAGATACTTTGCGATTGGGGAAAATATTGCCCCTGCAAAATCTGATTCAGATCTTTTTGTTGCAAATGGATTACCACCTGATGAGCCCATTAACGAAATACATAAAAAAAGAAAAAGTCATAGTGAACATGTTTTGCCAGTTTCAAATTTGAATAATCTTTTGAGTGATCTTAAAGATTGCGGGCGATGTAAACTTAGTGAAGGGCGTTTGAATATTGTCTTTGGATACGGTTCACCCAAAGCACAATTGATGTTTATAGGCGAAGGTCCGGGTGAAGAAGAAGATGCTCAAGGTGAGCCCTTTGTTGGAAAAGCGGGGCAGCTTCTTAATAAAATGATTTCAGCTATGGGTCTAACGCGTGAAGAAGTTTATATCGCCAACGTTGTGAAATGCCGCCCACCTGAAAATAGAAACCCAGAACTTGATGAAGTGGAAGCTTGTTCACCTTATATGCATTCTCAAATATCACTTATTAAGCCAAAGATCATTGTGGCTCTAGGGGCATTTGCGGCCCAGGTACTTTTGGGCACTAATGAAAAAATAAGTCAGCTTCGAGGGCGAATCTTTGAGATCGATGGTCTTAGAATAATTCCAACTTTTCATCCTGCATATTTGCTGCACGACCCCACACAGAAAAAATCTGTTTGGCAAGATCTGCAACTCGCTATGCATGAATTGGGATTAAATATTCCTAAACACTGA
- the ispF gene encoding 2-C-methyl-D-erythritol 2,4-cyclodiphosphate synthase — protein sequence MYRVGLGSDIHRFETGRKLVLGGVEIPHSKGLLGHSDADVVLHSLCDALLGASALGDLGTFFPGDEKNKDRPSSEILSEVCRRVWDMGYQIINADIVIMAEKPKLTEYKELMKTKIAALMNVQPHCVGVKATTGEGMGAIGRSEGIFCQTVVLLKLRDNEQEITEV from the coding sequence GTGTATCGAGTTGGCTTAGGCAGCGACATCCACCGCTTTGAAACAGGTCGTAAACTTGTTTTAGGTGGTGTTGAAATTCCGCATTCAAAGGGGCTCCTCGGGCACTCAGATGCTGATGTGGTTTTGCATTCACTTTGTGATGCCCTTTTAGGTGCCTCAGCACTGGGCGATTTAGGAACGTTTTTTCCGGGAGATGAAAAAAATAAAGATCGCCCGAGTTCAGAAATTTTAAGTGAAGTGTGTAGGCGTGTTTGGGATATGGGTTATCAAATTATAAATGCCGATATTGTCATTATGGCTGAAAAACCTAAACTTACTGAGTATAAAGAATTAATGAAGACAAAAATTGCTGCATTGATGAATGTCCAACCACATTGTGTGGGTGTTAAGGCTACAACGGGTGAAGGCATGGGTGCCATTGGGAGAAGTGAAGGAATATTTTGCCAAACAGTGGTGCTTTTAAAATTAAGAGATAATGAACAAGAAATTACTGAGGTTTAA
- the uvrB gene encoding excinuclease ABC subunit UvrB has product MYEPRFGKKNELVESRPFQLVTDYKPQGDQPKAIEQLIKNFESGSNHQVLLGVTGSGKTFTMAHTIARMGRPALILAPNKTLAGQLYAEFKQLFPLNAVEYFVSYYDYYQPEAYIPSTDTFIEKDSAINEQIDRMRHSATRSLFDRSDVIIVSSVSCIYGLGSPEAYEGMLILIESGSDMKRDDLLRKLVDIQYNRNDVDFHRGTFRVRGDVVEIFPPYEDSRAVRVEFFGDFIDAISIVDPLRGTIIQKVERATIYPGSHYVTDLDRSKKAIITIQDELRERLEQLKSQMKLVEAQRLEQRTYYDIEMIEEIGFCQGIENYSRHFTGRKPGEAPPTLIEYFPKDFITFIDESHVTVPQIGGMYKGDRSRKMTLVDFGFRLPSALDNRPLNFQEFESLVNKVMYVSATPGAYELQKSEGLIIEQIIRPTGLIDPEIEVRGAKFQVDDLLKEVRIRANLKERVLVTTLTKRMAEDLTEYFQGMGVRVKYLHSEILTLERSEIIRDLRLGVFDVLVGINLLREGLDIPEVSLVAILDADKEGFLRSERSLIQTIGRAARNINGKVILYADRITDSMKKAMAETQRRREIQSKYNIDNNITPQTIKKLISQTTEQLYAASDQVLYTAPQPRGRDGENKVASPKTLYALTPESINKQIVKLRKQMKKASDKLDFEEAANIRDEIKRLELQEMRFSDVANLGGEAES; this is encoded by the coding sequence ATGTATGAACCCCGGTTTGGGAAAAAAAATGAACTCGTAGAGAGTCGACCATTTCAACTTGTCACTGACTATAAGCCCCAAGGCGATCAGCCTAAGGCAATTGAACAACTTATTAAAAATTTTGAATCAGGAAGTAACCATCAAGTTTTGTTAGGAGTCACAGGCTCTGGAAAAACATTTACGATGGCTCATACTATTGCACGCATGGGTAGACCCGCGCTGATCTTAGCACCAAATAAAACTTTAGCAGGCCAATTGTACGCTGAGTTTAAGCAATTATTTCCACTCAACGCTGTTGAATATTTTGTAAGTTATTATGATTACTACCAACCTGAAGCTTATATTCCATCAACTGATACGTTTATCGAAAAAGATTCAGCCATTAATGAACAAATTGATCGCATGCGACACTCTGCCACGCGTTCACTTTTTGATCGTAGTGATGTGATTATTGTTTCAAGTGTGTCGTGTATCTATGGCTTGGGAAGTCCTGAAGCCTATGAGGGTATGTTAATTTTAATTGAATCGGGTAGCGATATGAAGCGAGATGATCTGCTTCGTAAATTAGTCGATATTCAATACAATCGAAACGATGTTGATTTTCACCGTGGTACATTTCGTGTACGTGGTGATGTGGTTGAGATATTTCCTCCCTATGAAGATAGTCGTGCTGTGCGGGTTGAGTTTTTTGGTGATTTTATTGACGCCATTAGTATTGTTGACCCATTACGTGGAACGATAATTCAAAAAGTAGAACGTGCTACGATTTACCCAGGAAGCCACTATGTGACAGATCTTGATCGAAGTAAAAAAGCAATCATTACGATTCAAGATGAACTGCGCGAGCGACTTGAACAATTAAAATCTCAGATGAAATTGGTTGAAGCTCAACGACTTGAACAGCGCACATATTACGATATTGAAATGATTGAGGAGATTGGTTTTTGCCAAGGTATTGAGAATTATTCAAGACATTTCACTGGGCGAAAACCTGGTGAAGCGCCTCCAACTTTGATTGAATATTTTCCTAAAGATTTCATAACTTTTATTGATGAGAGTCATGTGACGGTTCCTCAAATTGGGGGAATGTACAAGGGTGATAGGTCACGTAAAATGACGCTTGTTGATTTTGGTTTTAGGCTTCCTAGTGCACTTGATAATAGACCTCTAAATTTTCAAGAATTTGAAAGTTTAGTAAATAAAGTTATGTATGTTTCAGCAACACCTGGTGCTTATGAACTTCAAAAAAGTGAGGGGTTAATAATAGAACAAATTATTCGCCCTACTGGCTTGATTGACCCGGAGATTGAAGTGCGTGGGGCAAAATTTCAAGTTGATGATTTACTTAAAGAAGTTCGCATTAGAGCAAATCTTAAAGAGCGAGTGCTTGTTACTACACTTACTAAACGCATGGCTGAAGACTTAACTGAATATTTTCAAGGCATGGGGGTAAGAGTTAAGTATCTTCATAGTGAAATTCTAACTCTTGAACGCTCAGAAATTATTCGAGATCTTAGACTTGGCGTATTTGACGTTTTAGTGGGAATTAATTTACTCAGAGAAGGTCTAGATATACCTGAGGTAAGTTTAGTTGCGATCTTAGATGCAGATAAAGAAGGGTTTTTACGATCTGAAAGATCCCTTATTCAAACAATAGGGCGAGCTGCGCGAAATATTAACGGTAAGGTTATATTGTACGCTGATAGAATTACTGATTCGATGAAAAAGGCCATGGCAGAAACTCAAAGACGTCGAGAAATTCAAAGCAAATATAATATTGATAATAATATTACTCCTCAAACAATTAAAAAGCTGATTTCACAAACTACAGAGCAACTCTACGCTGCTTCTGATCAAGTGCTTTACACCGCTCCTCAGCCCCGAGGTCGTGATGGTGAGAATAAAGTGGCGTCTCCAAAAACACTTTACGCATTAACGCCAGAGTCGATTAATAAGCAGATTGTTAAACTTCGAAAGCAGATGAAAAAAGCTTCAGATAAACTTGATTTTGAAGAGGCTGCAAATATTCGTGATGAGATTAAGCGCTTAGAACTTCAAGAAATGCGTTTTAGTGATGTTGCTAATTTGGGAGGCGAAGCCGAAAGCTAA
- a CDS encoding CarD family transcriptional regulator yields the protein MAFKIGDNAVYPGHGVGVVRAIETKEIFGKKQTFYTIQILDNGMKIMIPKDNVASVGLRAIISKKEANEVFKILRKKNIKIDNQTWNRRYREYMEKIKTGSIYEIAEVLRDLFLLKVDKELSFGERKMLDTARSLLIKELALAKKVQEKKVEEEVREIFGLEAKTEEA from the coding sequence ATGGCATTTAAGATAGGTGATAACGCTGTGTACCCCGGTCACGGAGTGGGCGTTGTACGGGCCATTGAAACCAAGGAAATTTTCGGTAAAAAACAAACTTTTTACACAATTCAAATCCTTGATAACGGCATGAAAATTATGATTCCCAAAGATAACGTTGCCAGCGTGGGACTGCGCGCCATTATTTCTAAAAAAGAAGCCAACGAAGTTTTTAAAATTCTTCGTAAGAAAAATATTAAAATCGATAATCAAACATGGAATCGCCGTTACCGCGAATACATGGAAAAAATCAAAACTGGAAGTATCTACGAAATCGCAGAAGTTTTGCGCGATCTGTTTTTACTCAAAGTTGATAAAGAACTCAGCTTTGGTGAGCGCAAGATGCTCGATACTGCTCGAAGTCTATTAATAAAAGAGTTGGCTTTAGCTAAAAAGGTTCAAGAAAAGAAAGTCGAAGAAGAAGTTCGTGAAATTTTCGGCCTCGAAGCAAAAACCGAAGAAGCTTGA
- a CDS encoding SpoIID/LytB domain-containing protein, whose amino-acid sequence MRLTAILILITCFWSQIVLAEKVRVKILQLPLPLEITGEGITLLPIKSQNIRNISIPKSERIIIDSQKIGAQRVWIIRNGNNITRSSEPFLQILSHNSKVRIFGYDLPAPLLLSTLNRTNTVDVIEAVELEEYLVGVLQSEMPGHWPLEALKAQSIAARSYTLFQMSLKKGSPFHLEGNVMDQNYSTPLKSPIIDKIRKAVIATEGIVLLHNGRVTKAYYHANCGGQTEEPNLVWKGESLETGTVADVSCPFSPKSKWSLEVKFSDLKEKMQLSGHQLSGIERVQIVMRTTSSRVALIAFSDGRKNILISGQELRQAIGFDRLKSTLFSVVQKGDSVVFKGQGFGHGSGLCQWGAKTLAEKGTKAADILRHYYPRTQLTEVNVAHR is encoded by the coding sequence ATGCGATTAACAGCGATTCTTATTCTCATCACATGTTTTTGGAGCCAAATCGTACTTGCTGAAAAAGTGCGTGTGAAAATTCTCCAGCTTCCTTTGCCCCTTGAAATTACAGGAGAAGGAATAACACTTTTACCGATTAAATCTCAAAATATTCGTAATATTTCTATTCCAAAATCAGAACGTATTATTATTGATTCGCAAAAAATCGGAGCACAAAGAGTTTGGATTATACGTAACGGAAATAATATCACGCGCTCATCTGAGCCATTTTTACAAATACTTTCACATAATTCTAAAGTGCGCATTTTTGGATATGATCTTCCCGCACCATTACTACTCTCAACTTTAAATCGCACAAATACTGTTGATGTTATTGAGGCTGTTGAGCTTGAAGAATATCTTGTTGGTGTTTTGCAAAGTGAAATGCCGGGGCATTGGCCACTGGAAGCTCTTAAAGCGCAATCCATTGCCGCAAGATCGTATACACTTTTCCAAATGTCTTTAAAAAAGGGCTCGCCGTTTCATCTTGAAGGAAACGTGATGGATCAAAATTATTCAACTCCACTAAAGTCTCCAATCATTGATAAAATAAGAAAAGCTGTAATCGCAACAGAAGGTATAGTTTTATTGCATAATGGTCGCGTGACTAAGGCCTATTATCATGCCAATTGCGGAGGCCAAACTGAAGAGCCAAATCTTGTCTGGAAGGGTGAGTCTTTAGAAACAGGAACTGTGGCCGATGTGAGTTGTCCGTTTAGCCCAAAATCTAAGTGGTCTTTAGAGGTAAAATTTAGTGATCTTAAAGAGAAAATGCAATTATCTGGTCATCAACTTTCAGGTATTGAGCGTGTGCAAATTGTGATGAGAACGACGAGTTCACGAGTGGCGTTGATTGCATTTAGCGATGGGCGAAAAAATATTTTAATTTCAGGCCAAGAGCTCAGGCAAGCTATCGGTTTTGATCGTTTGAAAAGCACTTTATTTTCTGTAGTACAAAAAGGTGATTCTGTTGTATTTAAAGGGCAAGGTTTTGGCCACGGAAGTGGACTTTGCCAATGGGGAGCAAAGACGCTGGCTGAAAAAGGCACGAAAGCTGCCGATATTTTAAGGCATTACTATCCCCGAACGCAGTTAACTGAAGTAAATGTTGCTCACCGCTGA
- the cysS gene encoding cysteine--tRNA ligase — translation MTMKIYNTLTQKKDDFAPIEPGHVRMYVCGPTVYNFLHVGNFRGPIFFNFVRNYFEHTNHKVTYVYNYTDVDDKIIKAANEEKITPFELADKYVLEFEKDFKAVGLKPATFNPRVTTHIKEIIEMIEKIVRHGAGYVVDGEVFCSIEKIKEYGKLSHKNIDDLIAGVRVEIGEKKKNPLDFSLWKPAKPAEPYWDSPWGKGRPGWHIECSAMAKKYLGDTFDIHGGGIDLIFPHHENEIAQSEAANNKPFVNFWMHNNFINMGKDKMSKSLGNIFTARNFLERFNGETLKFVILSAHYRSPSEFGDSVISHCIHGLARIYSSMAQAETWLSKCEKAGFKADHKGSLLDPKGFGERVSSIWPGVNAACADDFNTPEILAEIFNLVRSFNNILKPGLKASQELANSCSKHLALIKEVGSLLALFHEPPCSFLIALDDILLRDKKLERSAVQKLVDDRWRARVDKDFKKSDEIRLELTGLGIEVRDSSDGTEWEVKK, via the coding sequence ATGACTATGAAAATTTATAACACTTTAACACAAAAAAAAGATGATTTTGCCCCCATTGAACCAGGGCATGTGCGCATGTACGTCTGTGGGCCGACGGTTTATAATTTTTTACATGTTGGGAATTTTCGTGGGCCTATATTTTTTAACTTTGTGAGAAATTATTTTGAACACACAAATCACAAGGTCACTTACGTTTATAATTATACTGATGTAGATGATAAAATAATTAAAGCGGCCAATGAAGAAAAAATCACACCCTTTGAATTAGCAGATAAATACGTACTTGAATTTGAAAAAGATTTTAAAGCCGTTGGGTTAAAACCCGCGACTTTTAACCCCAGAGTGACAACTCACATCAAAGAAATTATCGAGATGATTGAAAAGATCGTCCGTCATGGTGCGGGTTACGTTGTTGATGGTGAGGTTTTTTGCAGCATTGAAAAAATAAAAGAATATGGAAAGCTCAGTCATAAAAACATTGATGACCTTATCGCAGGGGTGAGAGTCGAAATTGGTGAGAAAAAGAAAAATCCTTTAGATTTTTCTTTATGGAAGCCTGCAAAGCCTGCTGAACCTTACTGGGATAGTCCGTGGGGTAAGGGCAGGCCTGGGTGGCATATCGAATGCTCAGCAATGGCTAAGAAATATTTAGGGGACACCTTTGATATTCATGGTGGTGGAATTGATCTTATATTTCCTCATCATGAAAATGAAATTGCACAAAGTGAAGCTGCTAATAATAAACCGTTTGTAAATTTTTGGATGCACAATAATTTTATCAATATGGGTAAAGATAAAATGTCAAAAAGTCTTGGCAATATCTTTACTGCTAGAAATTTTTTAGAACGTTTTAATGGCGAAACATTAAAGTTTGTAATTTTATCAGCACATTATAGAAGTCCTTCTGAGTTTGGTGATTCAGTCATTAGTCATTGTATTCATGGTCTGGCTCGCATTTATTCAAGCATGGCCCAGGCTGAAACGTGGCTCAGTAAGTGTGAAAAAGCAGGCTTTAAGGCTGATCATAAAGGCTCGCTTCTTGACCCAAAAGGCTTTGGTGAGAGAGTAAGTAGCATTTGGCCAGGTGTTAACGCTGCGTGCGCTGATGATTTTAACACGCCTGAAATATTAGCTGAAATTTTTAACCTTGTTCGTAGTTTTAATAATATTCTAAAACCGGGTTTAAAGGCCTCTCAAGAACTGGCTAACTCATGTAGTAAACATCTTGCGTTAATTAAAGAAGTTGGGTCATTACTGGCATTGTTTCACGAACCCCCGTGTAGCTTCTTGATTGCACTTGATGATATTTTGTTGCGTGATAAAAAATTAGAAAGAAGTGCTGTGCAAAAACTTGTCGATGATCGTTGGAGAGCACGGGTTGATAAAGATTTTAAAAAGTCTGATGAAATCAGATTAGAACTTACAGGTCTTGGAATTGAAGTAAGAGATTCTTCAGATGGAACTGAATGGGAAGTGAAAAAATAA
- the uvrC gene encoding excinuclease ABC subunit UvrC, with protein sequence MARNSKSDISEKLTELKASIAGFPTTPGIYLMKNAIDKIIYVGKAKVLRSRVRSYFTGSGHSAKTQYLVSHISKIEYIVTKTEVEAFLLEASLIKKHRPKYNIRLKDDKTYPYIKVSMADDYPRLYLSRKVKRDGSMYFGPFTSGLAVWETIKFLNRTFQIRDCSDHYFRNRTRPCLTHQIGNCTAPCVDIVDKETYQKDIQGALLFLRGKDKLLLKEITKRMKEAANDEQFEYAAKLRDSLEGLESILEKQSVINAMGEKDQDVIGYEGDERGCTIEVLHVRQGKLLGSQPHFMPLLNPTAEDENPQEWLASFVNQYYEENMVPDEVLLGADLGRDIHKLLEAVLCERTGKKVVVRYPTSQDASRMLEIAQANASEHFKHHVTKTERKHKGLEEIKERLGLSELPMRIECYDISNFQGAEAVASQVVFEEGVPSKDWYRRYKIKTVQGANDFAMMKEVLSRRMTHVEQDEPQLIVVDGGKGQLSMAVAVLEELKKTHIPVIGFAKARTLGKFDDADVKGSEERVFLPGRQNPVTFAKNSEALHILVGIRDEAHRFAISYHRKLRENRSLESELDHIVGLGEKRKKALLRKFESIDQLKCAPAADIAMLPGFNSVLAERVLLQLNEDESSVNEDTQPSIQVEIKK encoded by the coding sequence ATGGCTCGCAACTCAAAGTCTGATATCTCTGAAAAATTAACTGAACTTAAAGCATCAATTGCTGGGTTTCCGACGACACCTGGCATTTATCTTATGAAAAATGCAATTGATAAGATTATTTATGTCGGTAAAGCTAAAGTTTTAAGATCACGGGTTCGTAGTTATTTTACAGGTTCTGGGCATTCTGCAAAAACACAGTATCTAGTAAGTCACATTTCAAAAATTGAATATATTGTTACAAAAACTGAAGTAGAAGCTTTTTTACTTGAAGCATCATTAATTAAAAAACATCGACCTAAATATAATATCAGACTTAAAGACGATAAGACGTACCCGTATATTAAAGTAAGTATGGCTGATGATTATCCAAGGCTTTATCTCTCACGAAAAGTAAAACGCGATGGAAGTATGTATTTTGGCCCTTTCACAAGTGGTTTAGCTGTTTGGGAAACCATAAAATTTTTAAACCGTACATTTCAAATTAGAGATTGTAGTGATCATTATTTTAGAAACCGCACTCGACCTTGTTTGACCCATCAAATAGGAAATTGCACAGCCCCATGTGTAGACATCGTCGATAAAGAAACTTATCAAAAAGATATTCAAGGGGCGTTATTATTTTTACGAGGCAAAGATAAACTGCTCCTTAAAGAAATAACAAAACGTATGAAAGAGGCTGCAAATGATGAACAGTTTGAGTACGCGGCAAAACTTCGTGATTCCTTAGAAGGATTAGAATCTATTCTAGAAAAACAATCAGTTATTAATGCTATGGGAGAAAAAGATCAAGACGTGATTGGTTATGAAGGTGATGAGCGTGGATGCACAATCGAAGTACTTCATGTGAGACAAGGTAAACTTTTAGGAAGTCAGCCACATTTTATGCCGTTATTAAATCCAACAGCAGAAGATGAAAACCCCCAAGAGTGGCTAGCGTCTTTTGTGAACCAGTATTACGAAGAAAACATGGTGCCTGATGAGGTTCTTTTGGGTGCCGATTTGGGGCGTGATATTCATAAACTTTTAGAAGCTGTGTTATGTGAACGTACTGGCAAAAAAGTAGTTGTAAGATACCCTACGAGTCAAGATGCCAGCCGCATGCTTGAAATCGCCCAGGCCAATGCCAGTGAACATTTTAAACATCACGTTACAAAAACAGAACGCAAACATAAGGGTTTAGAGGAAATTAAAGAACGTTTGGGGTTATCTGAACTTCCTATGCGCATTGAATGTTATGATATTTCAAATTTTCAAGGTGCAGAAGCTGTTGCTAGCCAAGTGGTGTTTGAAGAAGGTGTTCCATCAAAAGATTGGTATCGCCGTTATAAAATTAAGACAGTTCAAGGGGCTAATGATTTTGCAATGATGAAAGAAGTTTTATCACGTCGAATGACTCACGTAGAGCAAGATGAGCCTCAATTAATAGTTGTGGATGGTGGTAAAGGTCAATTGAGTATGGCGGTTGCAGTTTTGGAAGAACTTAAAAAAACTCATATTCCAGTAATTGGTTTCGCAAAAGCACGAACACTTGGAAAATTTGATGATGCTGATGTGAAAGGCTCAGAAGAGAGAGTCTTTTTGCCTGGCAGACAAAACCCTGTGACGTTTGCAAAAAATTCTGAAGCACTTCATATTTTAGTGGGCATTCGGGATGAAGCCCATCGATTCGCAATTTCGTATCATCGAAAACTTAGAGAAAATCGAAGTCTTGAAAGTGAGCTTGATCACATCGTTGGTCTCGGGGAAAAACGCAAAAAAGCGCTTTTAAGAAAATTTGAAAGTATTGATCAACTTAAATGTGCCCCGGCGGCAGACATTGCAATGCTACCAGGGTTTAATTCGGTTTTAGCAGAGCGTGTTTTATTACAACTTAATGAAGATGAATCATCTGTTAATGAAGACACCCAACCTAGTATCCAAGTCGAAATCAAAAAATAA